A region of Vibrio porteresiae DSM 19223 DNA encodes the following proteins:
- a CDS encoding peptidoglycan DD-metalloendopeptidase family protein: MLRFAELSARKKASVIGFPLLGLAIISSALNDNGLQKSVQITIPENQIVESILSNTTNEVKQDIPAFEYEIKAGDNLSTIFTHLGFSYQELMKIMETDLNYLALDTLQPGNVLRFWRTDDGKSLQKMELVFGIAHKAVYSLNSDGGYDFDDIKIPGTWKERPLLGEIQGTFSQSAYELGLNSAEIDQIVTLLKDKLNFTRDLRAGDRFEVVQSRQFIGEELTGDREIEAIKIFSHQGVITAYLNKDGQYYDGRGESLQKAFRRYPTTQRFRISSPFNPRRIHPVTGRLMPHNGTDFATPVGTPVLSTGDGVVILTRKHPYAGNYVVIKHDNTYTTRYLHLSKILVHKGQHVKRGEKIALSGSTGRVTGPHLHYELIVRGHPVNAMTAKIPMASSVPKGDMKQFIKRRDELDKMLSNQEELLAANDKDQANAG, encoded by the coding sequence CCATTCCTGAAAATCAGATCGTTGAATCGATTCTTAGCAATACAACAAATGAAGTAAAACAAGATATCCCAGCTTTTGAATATGAGATTAAAGCGGGTGATAACTTGAGTACCATTTTCACGCACCTTGGTTTTAGCTACCAAGAGCTGATGAAAATCATGGAGACTGACTTAAACTATCTTGCATTGGATACCTTGCAGCCGGGCAACGTTTTGCGTTTCTGGCGTACCGATGACGGTAAATCTTTGCAGAAGATGGAGTTGGTGTTTGGTATTGCACACAAGGCAGTGTATAGCTTAAACAGCGATGGTGGTTATGATTTCGACGATATCAAAATCCCTGGTACGTGGAAAGAACGCCCGCTGTTGGGAGAAATTCAAGGAACTTTCTCTCAGTCTGCTTACGAACTCGGTTTAAACAGTGCTGAAATTGATCAGATCGTGACTTTGTTAAAAGACAAACTCAATTTCACGCGTGATTTACGTGCGGGCGACCGTTTTGAAGTGGTGCAGTCACGTCAATTTATTGGCGAAGAGTTGACTGGCGATCGTGAAATTGAAGCGATTAAAATCTTTAGCCATCAAGGCGTTATTACTGCCTACCTCAATAAAGATGGACAGTATTATGATGGACGTGGTGAAAGTTTACAAAAAGCGTTTCGTCGTTATCCAACGACCCAGCGTTTTCGTATTTCATCGCCATTTAATCCGCGCCGAATTCACCCTGTGACAGGGCGTTTGATGCCTCACAACGGAACTGATTTTGCAACTCCAGTGGGTACTCCAGTGCTTTCTACTGGTGATGGCGTAGTGATTTTGACCCGTAAACACCCTTATGCGGGTAATTACGTGGTGATCAAACATGATAATACCTACACCACGCGTTACTTGCACTTGAGTAAAATCTTGGTGCATAAAGGACAACACGTTAAACGTGGTGAAAAGATTGCGCTCTCTGGCTCTACTGGGCGTGTCACTGGTCCGCACCTACATTACGAGTTAATTGTCCGTGGTCATCCAGTGAATGCGATGACGGCGAAAATCCCAATGGCAAGCTCTGTGCCTAAAGGTGATATGAAGCAGTTTATCAAACGTCGTGATGAGTTGGATAAGATGTTGAGCAATCAAGAAGAGTTACTCGCTGCTAACGATAAAGATCAAGCCAACGCAGGCTAA
- a CDS encoding LysR family transcriptional regulator, with amino-acid sequence MDWLQSAHTYIRVVEEGSFNGAARKLNTTSSAVSKRIHWLEERIGVQLLKRTTRSVTQTEAGVLFYERAKAQMESWQSVLDETRSVNLNPAGLLKIGATLAVGSKFLMQYLDGFLKRYPDIRIQLITTTPGQLPELHLDLFISREIEQLNSLSFKSSPLFVHKAGFYASPLYLAEHGTPETLEELTQHNVLCWGERPHTEVKTSRGKRIILSGNFATTNPEALYYAGKSGLGIFVTNDVMLKDEIRQGNLVRILPDVTLDQATVYAYYPKLDYQHTRTQLFLDYLREQLSHDNPSNK; translated from the coding sequence ATGGATTGGCTACAAAGTGCCCATACTTACATTCGTGTTGTTGAAGAGGGCAGCTTTAATGGCGCAGCTCGGAAACTCAATACCACCAGCTCTGCAGTGAGTAAACGTATTCATTGGCTTGAAGAGCGTATTGGTGTGCAGTTACTGAAAAGAACAACGCGCTCGGTCACTCAAACTGAAGCAGGAGTTCTATTTTATGAGCGAGCGAAAGCACAAATGGAAAGCTGGCAATCTGTTCTCGATGAAACCCGTTCGGTCAATCTTAATCCCGCTGGCTTACTCAAAATTGGCGCAACTCTGGCCGTAGGTTCTAAGTTTTTGATGCAGTATCTCGATGGTTTTCTAAAACGCTACCCAGACATTCGTATTCAGTTGATTACAACCACGCCAGGACAACTTCCTGAGCTGCATCTTGATCTGTTTATCAGTCGCGAAATCGAACAACTTAACTCCCTGAGTTTTAAATCGTCTCCGCTGTTTGTCCATAAAGCGGGCTTTTATGCCTCACCTCTTTATCTTGCCGAGCACGGCACACCAGAGACATTAGAAGAGCTAACGCAGCACAATGTGCTGTGTTGGGGTGAACGACCACATACTGAAGTGAAAACAAGCCGAGGTAAACGGATCATTCTCAGTGGTAATTTTGCGACCACCAACCCTGAAGCACTCTATTACGCAGGTAAAAGTGGTTTAGGGATCTTTGTAACCAATGATGTGATGCTCAAAGATGAAATTCGCCAAGGCAACTTAGTGCGCATTCTGCCAGATGTCACTTTAGATCAAGCCACTGTGTACGCTTACTACCCTAAACTGGATTATCAACATACACGCACACAGCTGTTTCTTGATTACCTAAGAGAGCAGCTGTCACACGACAATCCAAGTAACAAATAA
- a CDS encoding putative bifunctional diguanylate cyclase/phosphodiesterase: protein MTTAPNHFPTISIQTLSHLTGCSGKEILEQATLTLHKACHSLYSELVEFDRIGVMGHSLALAQDHTLASSLYAYPLLGSPLEIALSSPHSEYMWVSDTELTISSDKTVVNYLVMPLRSASKEIIGALISVFAKHIKLDDERLAFHRVISCLLSHRLEHQRLMDRSDSLMHQLSYEVSHDNLTGLMNRNYMEDKLERLIESKIATFTLVILDIDHFQEINDLHGHYVGDKVLRCIAQEISHIVPDEHERFRLSGDEFAFILTDEDPSMICYELHDKLERGFHIGSHRISLSARMGLATYSHEVHGAEQLVANAGIALNDSKIHRVEVIRCFDTHLSQQYMRRTQLIELLKEELNKPLSQTKDLYVVVQPIVRRDQTDWNYFEVLARWHHPLLGEVSPLEFIEAAEQSGLIISLGEKIIELACLAKRELENSLGYSVKLGINCSAEQLSHAPNYIEFLTTTLARYQYSPSAFTIELTESVLLSPTTDIIYRLDTLRRLGFTIALDDFGTGYSSLNYIHSYPIDCIKIDATFVRNMLTNQTSEHVISLIIQLAKQLSVDLIAEGVETKQALDKLYQMGCDQIQGFYFSRPMKPQDMPNKVPIMATFIQK, encoded by the coding sequence ATGACAACAGCACCAAACCATTTCCCCACCATTAGCATCCAAACCTTGAGTCATCTCACCGGATGCAGTGGTAAAGAGATACTAGAGCAAGCCACTCTCACGCTACATAAGGCATGCCACAGCCTTTATAGTGAGTTGGTCGAGTTTGATCGAATCGGTGTCATGGGACACTCTCTAGCACTTGCGCAAGATCATACACTCGCGTCCTCTCTCTATGCCTATCCACTGTTAGGTTCACCGCTGGAAATAGCTTTGTCCTCACCTCACAGCGAATACATGTGGGTCTCGGATACGGAGTTAACCATCTCGTCAGACAAAACGGTGGTGAACTATCTCGTGATGCCACTGCGCTCAGCGTCAAAGGAAATCATCGGCGCACTTATCTCCGTCTTCGCCAAGCACATTAAGCTTGATGATGAACGTTTAGCTTTTCACCGCGTCATATCATGTTTGCTGTCGCATCGACTTGAACATCAACGTCTCATGGACCGCTCTGATTCATTAATGCACCAACTCAGTTACGAAGTCTCTCACGACAACTTAACGGGGCTGATGAACCGCAACTACATGGAAGACAAGCTAGAACGACTGATCGAATCCAAGATTGCCACGTTTACTTTGGTGATTCTCGATATCGATCATTTTCAAGAGATCAATGATCTACACGGGCACTATGTTGGGGATAAAGTTCTAAGGTGTATTGCTCAAGAGATCAGCCATATTGTGCCTGATGAACACGAGCGTTTTCGCTTATCTGGAGACGAATTCGCCTTTATTCTGACAGACGAAGATCCATCGATGATCTGTTATGAACTGCACGACAAACTTGAGCGCGGCTTTCATATTGGTTCGCACCGAATATCTCTCAGTGCTCGCATGGGGCTAGCAACTTATTCACACGAGGTTCATGGTGCAGAGCAACTCGTCGCCAACGCAGGCATCGCACTCAACGACAGTAAAATTCATCGTGTAGAAGTGATTCGCTGTTTCGATACTCATCTAAGCCAGCAGTACATGCGTAGAACTCAACTTATTGAGTTACTTAAAGAAGAGCTGAATAAACCGCTGAGCCAAACCAAAGATCTGTATGTCGTTGTCCAGCCTATCGTTAGGCGAGATCAAACCGACTGGAATTATTTCGAAGTGTTGGCTCGATGGCATCATCCTTTACTCGGTGAGGTTAGCCCACTTGAATTTATCGAAGCTGCCGAACAATCAGGATTGATCATTTCACTTGGTGAAAAAATCATAGAACTTGCTTGTTTAGCCAAACGAGAATTGGAAAATTCCTTGGGTTATTCCGTTAAGCTCGGCATTAACTGCTCTGCGGAACAACTCTCTCATGCGCCTAATTATATTGAGTTTTTAACCACAACATTAGCCCGCTATCAATATAGTCCAAGCGCCTTTACTATTGAGCTGACTGAATCCGTTTTGCTCTCGCCCACCACCGATATCATTTACCGCTTAGACACGCTGCGCCGCCTTGGCTTTACCATCGCCCTTGACGATTTTGGTACTGGCTATTCCAGTCTCAACTACATCCACAGCTATCCTATCGACTGCATCAAAATCGACGCAACCTTTGTACGCAATATGCTGACGAATCAAACCTCAGAGCATGTTATCTCGCTGATTATTCAATTAGCTAAACAGTTGTCGGTGGACTTAATTGCTGAAGGTGTTGAAACTAAGCAAGCTCTGGATAAGCTCTACCAAATGGGGTGTGATCAAATCCAAGGCTTCTATTTTTCACGGCCGATGAAACCACAGGATATGCCTAACAAGGTTCCAATCATGGCGACTTTTATTCAAAAGTAG